A section of the Virgibacillus sp. NKC19-3 genome encodes:
- a CDS encoding Rqc2 family fibronectin-binding protein: MPFDGIVTRAVTNELKEEIIPGKITKIYQPTNTELIFTIRSNGKNQALLFSIHPTYARLHITDDTYTNPKEPPMFCMILRKHLSGAVIEEVQQYGMERIITFSIKTRNEIGDIAYKTLIMELMGKHSNVMLVDKEKGHIIDSLKHVSITQNRYRIIQPGQDYKLPPMQDKVNPLDINGEQFKKQLDFNAGKLDTQMVHAFVGFSPVIAREIINRANLGSTNKYMEKFMEIQEKIQHHRYAPAIYRNKKEDFHVLPLTFLEGEKESFLSTNKMLDTFYSGKAERDRVKQQAKDLYRFIKNEKDKNNRKMKKHKQTMKKAESANHYQKLGELLTAHMHLVAQGDTSISVTDYYDPEQNEITIDLNPTQTPSENAQAYFKTYQKLKKSRQVIEREMIKTKNEMEYLDQLLQQIDVASVADIEEIRDELREEGYLKKQTKQKKHKNKPKNPVPEAYKATDGTTILVGKNNKQNEYVTSKLANRDEIWLHTKNIPGSHVIIRSNDPSEETLTEAAQIAAYFSKSQNSSSVPVDYTKIRHVKKPNGAKPGYVTYDNQKTLFVTPHQKTIKALKKK, encoded by the coding sequence ATGCCATTCGACGGAATTGTTACACGAGCAGTAACAAACGAATTAAAAGAAGAAATCATTCCAGGAAAGATTACAAAAATTTATCAACCTACAAATACAGAACTCATTTTCACCATTCGGAGCAACGGAAAAAATCAAGCATTATTATTTTCCATTCATCCGACATATGCGCGTCTGCATATAACAGATGACACGTATACCAATCCAAAAGAACCACCCATGTTTTGTATGATTCTCAGGAAACATTTATCTGGTGCAGTCATAGAGGAAGTGCAGCAATATGGAATGGAGCGTATCATCACTTTCTCTATTAAAACGAGGAATGAAATTGGGGATATTGCCTATAAAACCCTTATTATGGAATTAATGGGGAAACATAGCAATGTTATGTTAGTAGATAAAGAAAAAGGCCATATTATAGACAGTTTGAAACATGTTTCTATCACGCAAAACCGCTACCGGATTATTCAACCAGGACAAGATTATAAGCTTCCTCCCATGCAAGACAAAGTGAATCCATTGGATATCAATGGGGAACAATTTAAGAAACAACTTGATTTCAATGCAGGAAAACTGGATACACAAATGGTTCATGCATTTGTTGGTTTCTCCCCAGTTATCGCCAGGGAAATCATTAACCGTGCCAACTTGGGCTCCACCAATAAATACATGGAGAAATTCATGGAAATCCAAGAAAAAATACAACATCACAGATACGCTCCCGCTATCTACCGAAATAAAAAAGAAGACTTTCACGTGCTTCCCCTTACATTCCTTGAAGGGGAAAAGGAAAGCTTTCTATCCACGAATAAGATGCTCGATACATTTTATTCCGGAAAAGCGGAGCGTGATCGTGTCAAGCAGCAAGCCAAGGATTTATATCGATTTATAAAGAATGAGAAAGATAAAAACAATCGAAAAATGAAAAAGCATAAGCAAACGATGAAAAAAGCAGAAAGTGCAAATCATTATCAAAAACTGGGTGAGCTCTTGACTGCACACATGCATCTGGTAGCACAAGGAGATACAAGTATTTCAGTAACGGACTATTATGACCCGGAGCAAAACGAAATAACAATAGATTTAAATCCAACGCAAACACCAAGTGAAAATGCACAGGCTTATTTTAAAACCTATCAAAAACTTAAAAAGTCCAGACAAGTAATAGAAAGGGAAATGATTAAAACCAAGAACGAAATGGAGTATCTGGATCAACTCCTACAGCAAATTGACGTGGCCAGTGTGGCAGATATAGAAGAAATTCGGGATGAACTACGTGAGGAAGGTTATTTAAAAAAACAAACGAAACAGAAGAAGCATAAAAATAAACCGAAAAATCCAGTACCGGAAGCGTACAAGGCAACAGATGGCACCACCATTCTTGTCGGTAAAAATAATAAACAAAACGAATATGTCACAAGTAAACTGGCAAATCGGGATGAAATTTGGCTTCATACGAAGAATATACCAGGCTCACATGTCATTATTCGTTCCAATGATCCCAGTGAAGAAACGCTTACAGAAGCAGCACAAATAGCAGCCTACTTCAGTAAATCACAGAACTCTTCCTCCGTTCCTGTAGATTATACAAAAATACGACATGTGAAAAAACCGAATGGGGCAAAACCTGGATATGTAACCTATGATAATCAGAAAACACTGTTTGTTACCCCACATCAAAAAACGATAAAGGCGTTGAAGAAAAAGTAA
- a CDS encoding organic hydroperoxide resistance protein: MSEVIFTSSATAKNGRDGHVKTSDGLIDVNLENPANNKEGKGANPEEFFAAGYSACFDAAVNLVASQKKKDIQSETTAEVSFMKDAADGGNKLGVTLNVTVEGASPEEAKEIVEGAHQVCPYSKATRGNIEVKLNPKAV; the protein is encoded by the coding sequence ATGAGTGAAGTAATATTTACATCAAGTGCAACGGCAAAAAATGGAAGAGATGGCCATGTGAAAACAAGTGACGGCTTAATAGATGTGAATCTAGAGAACCCAGCAAATAATAAAGAAGGGAAAGGAGCTAACCCGGAGGAATTTTTCGCGGCTGGTTATTCAGCATGTTTTGACGCTGCTGTAAACTTAGTAGCTAGTCAAAAAAAGAAAGATATTCAGTCTGAAACGACTGCCGAAGTAAGTTTTATGAAAGATGCCGCGGACGGTGGTAATAAATTGGGCGTTACTCTCAATGTTACTGTGGAAGGTGCAAGCCCTGAAGAAGCAAAAGAAATTGTAGAAGGAGCTCACCAAGTTTGTCCATATTCCAAAGCAACAAGAGGGAATATCGAAGTGAAATTAAATCCAAAAGCAGTGTAA
- a CDS encoding LysR family transcriptional regulator: MKIDDYVLLIRLNEIGTIRGTAKDILISQPAITQRLKYIEAYFGQTIFIRTPKRLVLTPAGEMIINHAISIMEQEKAIKNELAASSEEVKGTLSIACSSLISQRFLPAILGEFNDAFPKVAIDLVTGISEDIKRNHKNYHACIIRGEKLKESTCVRLFDDPLYIFDTKPFPKNKMKERPLISFSSDDSLHELVDNWLYYHQDKIKPLKTITVDQIETCKQFMKQGLGMAVLPESVSDSMKEEYPHISLKLNGKQITRDTWVCYQEGVRELPQVDRFIHALTKKTFL, from the coding sequence ATGAAGATTGATGATTATGTATTATTGATAAGATTAAATGAGATTGGGACCATTCGTGGAACAGCTAAAGACATATTGATTTCACAGCCTGCGATAACACAACGATTAAAATATATAGAAGCATACTTTGGACAAACCATCTTTATTCGAACACCAAAACGTCTCGTGTTAACCCCTGCTGGAGAAATGATCATCAACCACGCCATCTCCATTATGGAACAGGAAAAGGCAATTAAAAATGAGCTTGCAGCATCAAGTGAAGAAGTCAAGGGTACCTTATCAATCGCTTGTTCTTCTCTTATTAGTCAGCGTTTTTTACCGGCTATTCTCGGTGAATTTAATGATGCTTTTCCAAAGGTGGCTATCGATCTTGTAACAGGAATTAGTGAAGACATTAAACGTAATCATAAAAACTACCATGCTTGTATTATTCGAGGGGAAAAGTTGAAAGAAAGTACTTGTGTACGTTTATTTGATGATCCATTATATATTTTCGATACAAAGCCTTTTCCGAAAAATAAAATGAAGGAGCGTCCTTTAATTTCGTTTAGCAGTGACGATAGCTTGCATGAACTTGTGGATAATTGGCTTTACTACCATCAGGATAAAATAAAACCGTTGAAAACCATTACAGTTGATCAGATTGAAACCTGTAAGCAATTTATGAAACAAGGGCTGGGTATGGCCGTATTACCTGAAAGTGTTTCTGATTCCATGAAAGAAGAATACCCACATATTTCATTAAAGCTTAATGGGAAACAAATAACAAGAGATACGTGGGTCTGCTATCAGGAGGGAGTTCGGGAATTACCTCAGGTGGACCGGTTTATACATGCATTAACGAAAAAAACATTTCTTTAA
- a CDS encoding class I SAM-dependent methyltransferase → MKEKEDVQRVFSKKAEAYAASSTHSSGSDLSLLTEWLNPQSTMNVIDIATGGGHVAKQLSTVVNRVIATDITKEMLENTASHLSSFTNIDYVIADAEQLPFLDHSFDIATCRIAAHHFPNPVTFISEVHRVLKPNGKFLLIDNVAPEKAEFDDFYNTLEKMRDYSHVRSLKISEWKQFLRQHNLSIIDQQVRKKTLPYKSWINRTMETKEGMDQVSNFIIDAPEELQHYYHVKMNDGTIQSFAIDEWMVLCTKK, encoded by the coding sequence ATGAAGGAAAAAGAAGACGTTCAACGTGTATTTTCAAAAAAGGCAGAGGCTTATGCGGCGAGTAGCACGCATTCCTCCGGAAGTGACCTGTCTTTATTAACGGAGTGGTTGAACCCACAATCTACAATGAATGTTATTGATATAGCAACAGGTGGAGGCCATGTGGCCAAACAACTGTCAACAGTCGTAAATCGAGTCATTGCCACAGATATAACCAAGGAAATGTTAGAAAATACAGCTTCCCATTTATCCTCTTTTACAAATATAGACTATGTCATTGCAGATGCAGAACAGTTACCTTTTTTGGATCACTCCTTTGATATTGCCACATGCCGAATTGCAGCACATCATTTTCCCAACCCTGTAACATTTATCAGTGAAGTGCACCGTGTATTAAAGCCGAATGGAAAATTTTTGCTGATCGATAATGTAGCTCCTGAAAAGGCGGAATTTGATGATTTCTATAATACTTTAGAAAAAATGCGTGATTATAGCCATGTTCGCTCTTTGAAGATTTCTGAGTGGAAACAATTTCTACGTCAACATAACTTATCCATTATAGATCAACAGGTAAGGAAGAAAACATTACCATATAAGTCATGGATTAATAGGACAATGGAAACGAAAGAAGGCATGGATCAAGTAAGCAATTTTATTATAGATGCCCCCGAAGAATTACAACATTATTATCACGTAAAAATGAATGATGGAACAATTCAATCCTTTGCCATTGATGAATGGATGGTTCTATGTACAAAGAAATGA
- the pyrE gene encoding orotate phosphoribosyltransferase, with the protein MELTHELARELLAIKAVQINTTAYFTWTSGIKSPIYCDNRLSMSHPAVRNKISKAFMQMIEKMEKKPDIIAGCATAGIPHAAWLADRLNLPMVYVRSKPKAHGKENQIEGMLTKGQKVLVIEDLISTGTSSIDATKALRYEGAEVIGVLAIFTYGLQKSIQQFSDAKLAFQTITGFDPLVDALTEDGKIKEKEKRELIAWRNAIGT; encoded by the coding sequence ATGGAATTAACCCATGAATTGGCCAGGGAACTATTAGCTATTAAAGCTGTACAAATTAATACAACTGCATACTTTACATGGACTTCAGGGATTAAATCGCCTATCTATTGTGATAATCGATTGAGCATGTCTCATCCTGCGGTACGTAATAAAATTTCAAAGGCCTTTATGCAAATGATCGAAAAAATGGAGAAGAAACCTGATATTATTGCAGGTTGTGCTACTGCAGGCATCCCTCATGCAGCATGGCTTGCTGACAGACTGAATCTGCCAATGGTTTATGTTCGTTCCAAACCAAAAGCGCATGGCAAAGAAAACCAAATCGAAGGAATGCTTACAAAAGGACAAAAGGTACTTGTGATTGAAGACCTTATCTCTACCGGAACCTCATCTATTGATGCTACAAAAGCCTTGCGCTATGAAGGAGCTGAAGTGATCGGGGTATTGGCCATTTTCACGTACGGATTACAGAAGTCCATTCAACAATTTTCCGATGCTAAATTAGCCTTTCAAACAATTACAGGCTTTGATCCATTAGTAGATGCTTTAACCGAGGATGGTAAAATAAAAGAAAAGGAAAAAAGAGAATTAATAGCATGGCGAAATGCGATAGGGACATAA
- the pyrF gene encoding orotidine-5'-phosphate decarboxylase, producing the protein MNKSIYLALDFPTWVDSKQFLEANDLQGIPVKVGMELFYREGPHVIEKLKENHHPIFLDLKLHDIPTTVRKAMRNIAELHVDMVNVHALGGSEMIRSAKEGLDSGCSNGHQTKLIAVSLLTSMGNETMNQELLLPGKLDKNAVHFASLAKQNGADGIVCSVYEAKQMKAACGADFLTVTPGIRLRESSSDDQKRVATPGFARDHGSDVLVIGRSVTKATVPYRAYNQAVKEWNHGINP; encoded by the coding sequence ATGAACAAATCTATATATCTGGCGTTGGATTTTCCAACTTGGGTTGATTCCAAACAATTCCTGGAAGCAAATGACCTTCAAGGAATTCCAGTCAAAGTAGGTATGGAGTTATTTTACCGAGAAGGTCCACATGTTATAGAAAAATTAAAAGAAAATCATCATCCGATTTTTCTTGATTTGAAATTACATGATATTCCAACAACGGTTAGGAAGGCAATGAGAAACATTGCTGAACTCCATGTTGATATGGTAAATGTTCATGCACTGGGTGGGAGTGAAATGATCAGAAGTGCGAAAGAAGGGCTTGATTCCGGTTGCAGCAATGGGCATCAAACGAAACTGATTGCGGTCAGTCTATTAACTTCTATGGGTAATGAAACGATGAATCAGGAACTTTTATTGCCAGGAAAACTTGATAAAAATGCTGTGCATTTTGCGTCACTGGCAAAACAAAATGGTGCAGATGGCATCGTTTGTTCGGTTTATGAAGCAAAGCAAATGAAGGCAGCATGTGGTGCTGATTTCCTAACGGTAACGCCGGGTATTCGGCTGCGGGAATCAAGTTCGGATGATCAGAAACGAGTAGCAACACCTGGCTTTGCTCGGGATCATGGCTCTGATGTATTAGTGATAGGAAGAAGTGTGACAAAAGCAACCGTACCATATCGAGCGTACAATCAAGCAGTGAAGGAGTGGAACCATGGAATTAACCCATGA
- a CDS encoding dihydroorotate dehydrogenase, which produces MNLAVELPGLHLKNPIMPASGCFGFGREYSDFYDLGKLGAVIMKAATGNERFGNHTPRVAETASGMLNAIGLQNPGVEKIIETEVPFLANYDIPIIANIAGSTIEEYEEVAAAFNQTDDVYALELNISCPNVKKGGIQFGTDPDMAANVTKKVKQVSNLPVYVKLSPNVSDIVVMAKAVKAAGADGLSMINTLSGMKIDVAKKRPLLANQTGGLSGPAIKPIAIRMIYEVKQQVSIPIIGMGGISNVEDVLEFLLAGASAVAVGTANFQNPFICPEIMDELPMVLRNYGFHSLQNVIEKGAQIV; this is translated from the coding sequence ATGAATTTAGCAGTTGAATTACCTGGTTTGCATTTGAAAAATCCAATCATGCCTGCCTCTGGCTGTTTTGGATTTGGACGTGAATACAGTGACTTTTATGACTTAGGAAAATTAGGTGCGGTTATCATGAAAGCAGCAACCGGAAACGAGCGGTTTGGCAATCATACCCCTCGTGTTGCTGAAACAGCATCCGGCATGCTTAATGCAATTGGGCTGCAAAATCCCGGCGTTGAGAAAATAATAGAAACGGAAGTTCCTTTTCTGGCAAACTACGACATTCCAATTATCGCAAATATAGCAGGAAGTACAATAGAAGAATATGAAGAGGTGGCAGCAGCTTTTAACCAAACTGACGATGTATATGCACTGGAATTGAATATTTCCTGTCCGAATGTGAAAAAAGGTGGTATTCAATTTGGTACGGACCCTGATATGGCAGCGAACGTAACCAAAAAGGTGAAACAGGTCAGTAATTTGCCCGTATATGTGAAACTTTCTCCCAATGTTTCCGATATTGTTGTAATGGCGAAAGCTGTGAAAGCGGCTGGAGCAGATGGGTTATCCATGATTAATACGTTGTCAGGAATGAAAATAGACGTAGCCAAAAAACGTCCCTTGTTGGCGAATCAAACAGGGGGCTTATCTGGCCCGGCAATTAAACCCATAGCTATCCGAATGATTTATGAAGTGAAACAACAAGTTTCTATTCCGATAATCGGTATGGGAGGAATTAGCAATGTGGAAGATGTGTTGGAATTTCTTTTAGCCGGTGCAAGTGCAGTTGCAGTCGGTACAGCTAACTTTCAAAATCCATTTATTTGTCCGGAAATAATGGATGAATTGCCTATGGTATTGAGAAACTATGGATTTCATTCCCTACAGAATGTAATCGAAAAGGGGGCACAAATTGTATGA
- a CDS encoding dihydroorotate dehydrogenase electron transfer subunit yields MRKEVMYIQSSLPIARNTIEMVLKNYYISQTAIPGQFLHLFIDGLSLRRPISIADVDREKETVTILFKKEGTGTKRLAMYQEGMTLDVLGPNGNGFKLDKECSRILLVGGGIGVPPLYYLGKTLAKQDMKIISLLGFQSAEYVFYREKFQALGETWMVTNDGSYGEKGFVTDVLDKIEDVDRYYSCGPMPMLQAVTKKLEHKQGYVSLEERMGCGIGACLACVIPRTNDRGYYKICKDGPVFRAKEVAL; encoded by the coding sequence ATGAGAAAAGAAGTAATGTATATTCAATCATCACTGCCTATTGCACGAAACACAATAGAAATGGTATTGAAAAATTACTATATTAGCCAAACAGCAATACCTGGTCAATTCCTCCATCTATTTATTGATGGGCTCTCTTTACGCAGACCAATATCTATTGCAGATGTAGATAGGGAAAAGGAAACCGTCACCATCCTATTTAAAAAGGAGGGTACCGGAACGAAGCGGTTGGCTATGTATCAGGAAGGAATGACACTTGACGTGTTAGGTCCTAACGGAAATGGGTTTAAATTGGATAAAGAATGCTCCCGTATTCTACTAGTAGGTGGAGGTATCGGTGTCCCGCCGCTCTATTATCTGGGTAAAACGTTAGCGAAACAAGATATGAAAATCATTTCTCTACTAGGATTTCAATCCGCTGAATATGTTTTTTACCGGGAAAAATTTCAAGCACTTGGTGAAACATGGATGGTCACAAATGATGGTTCCTATGGTGAAAAAGGATTCGTTACAGATGTTCTTGATAAAATAGAGGATGTTGATCGTTACTATTCCTGTGGGCCAATGCCCATGCTGCAGGCCGTTACAAAAAAATTAGAACATAAACAGGGGTATGTGTCGTTGGAGGAACGGATGGGTTGTGGAATTGGGGCATGCTTGGCTTGTGTAATACCGAGAACGAATGATAGAGGATATTATAAAATTTGTAAAGATGGTCCTGTTTTTCGTGCTAAGGAGGTGGCATTATGA
- a CDS encoding dihydroorotase, producing MKTILKNAKRLLATGETEICDILIEGKKIKQIAASIPAEADNMIDCKENLIVPGFIDVHIHLREPGGEHKETITSGTKAAARGGFTTVCAMPNTNPVPDHVSTVEALLEKINQHAVVRVIPYAAITNHLQGETLTNIPEIADKGVFAFTDDGVGIQSADLMLQAMKQAAACNMPIIAHCEDNSIVYGGVVHDGKVSEKLGLPGIPSVSESIQIARDALLAEKAGCHYHVCHVSTKESVRIIRDAKRAGIHITAEVTPHHLLLNEEAITQDDANLKMNPPLRAKEDQKALLEGLLDGTIDFIATDHAPHAKDEKETGFRTSPFGIVGLETAFSLLYTNLVKAEQMTLKQLVDWLTIKPAQVFDLPYGILEENAVADITLINLEKETVIDKESFQSKGKNTPFHNWEVKGLPILTLVEGRIAYQEDIHEKPTSKIR from the coding sequence GTGAAAACTATATTGAAGAATGCAAAACGACTGTTAGCAACAGGTGAAACGGAAATATGTGACATATTGATTGAAGGAAAGAAAATCAAGCAGATAGCTGCATCTATTCCAGCGGAAGCCGACAATATGATTGACTGTAAAGAAAATCTGATCGTGCCTGGATTTATTGATGTACACATCCATCTACGTGAACCTGGTGGGGAGCATAAAGAAACCATTACTTCTGGTACAAAAGCAGCTGCTCGTGGTGGTTTTACAACTGTTTGTGCAATGCCTAATACAAATCCAGTACCAGATCATGTATCTACAGTAGAAGCACTTTTGGAAAAAATCAATCAGCATGCTGTTGTGCGAGTGATCCCCTATGCAGCCATTACGAACCATTTACAAGGTGAGACATTAACGAATATACCGGAAATCGCTGACAAGGGAGTGTTTGCTTTTACGGATGATGGAGTAGGAATCCAAAGTGCCGACTTAATGTTGCAAGCGATGAAACAAGCAGCAGCCTGTAATATGCCAATCATAGCACATTGTGAGGACAACTCGATTGTTTATGGAGGTGTCGTCCATGATGGGAAAGTAAGCGAAAAATTAGGATTACCAGGAATCCCCTCCGTAAGTGAATCCATACAAATCGCACGAGATGCGTTACTTGCTGAGAAGGCAGGTTGTCATTATCATGTCTGTCATGTCAGTACGAAAGAGTCTGTGAGAATTATTCGTGATGCAAAAAGAGCTGGTATACATATAACTGCTGAAGTGACGCCGCATCACCTGTTACTTAATGAGGAAGCTATCACGCAAGATGATGCTAATTTGAAGATGAACCCACCACTGCGAGCAAAAGAAGATCAAAAGGCATTATTAGAAGGATTATTGGATGGGACAATAGATTTTATTGCAACAGATCATGCGCCACATGCAAAAGACGAAAAAGAAACAGGCTTTCGAACATCTCCTTTTGGAATTGTAGGTTTGGAAACTGCATTTTCATTGCTTTATACCAACCTTGTCAAAGCGGAACAAATGACACTAAAGCAATTAGTGGATTGGTTAACCATTAAACCTGCCCAAGTGTTTGATTTGCCCTATGGTATCCTTGAAGAAAATGCAGTGGCAGATATTACGTTGATAAATTTAGAAAAAGAAACAGTCATTGATAAGGAAAGTTTTCAGTCTAAAGGAAAAAACACTCCGTTTCATAACTGGGAAGTTAAAGGTTTACCAATTTTGACACTAGTTGAAGGGAGAATTGCTTATCAGGAGGATATTCATGAGAAACCAACAAGCAAAATTAGATAA
- a CDS encoding aspartate carbamoyltransferase catalytic subunit: protein MRHFISVNQLTADEMMRLLKTADRYRHTGYKLKQQRFAANLFFEPSTRTKSSFIIAERKLGMEVLDFHATTSSTEKGESLYDTVKTFEALGADLITVRDCSDTWFEQLRDHISIPIINAGAGKAEHPTQCLLDMLTIYQEFQSFNDLQVVIAGDIKHSRVARSNAYALKALGATVWLSAAPGFEDYSLGFPYISIDEAVNSCDALMLLRIQHERHQESSTVNQSYLENYGLTKNREKQMKKHAIILHPAPVNRGIEIDSDLVECERSRIFKQMENGVYLRMALITNMLQEWGITSENYIEECKTTVSNR from the coding sequence ATGCGACACTTTATATCGGTTAACCAATTAACTGCAGACGAAATGATGCGTCTTTTAAAAACGGCTGATAGGTATCGTCATACTGGTTATAAGCTGAAGCAACAGAGATTTGCTGCAAATTTATTTTTCGAACCAAGTACAAGGACAAAAAGCAGCTTTATTATAGCTGAGCGGAAACTTGGAATGGAGGTACTGGATTTTCATGCTACAACCTCTAGTACGGAAAAAGGGGAGTCGTTGTATGACACGGTAAAAACCTTTGAAGCATTGGGTGCAGATTTAATTACCGTTCGTGACTGCTCTGACACCTGGTTCGAGCAGCTCAGAGATCATATTTCTATACCAATTATCAATGCGGGGGCAGGAAAAGCGGAACATCCGACACAATGTTTGTTAGATATGCTAACCATTTACCAAGAATTTCAAAGTTTCAACGATTTGCAGGTTGTTATTGCAGGTGATATTAAACATAGCCGTGTTGCCCGTTCCAATGCATACGCGTTAAAAGCCTTAGGCGCAACAGTCTGGTTAAGTGCGGCTCCAGGCTTTGAAGATTATTCCCTTGGTTTTCCATATATTTCGATCGACGAAGCTGTAAATAGTTGTGATGCGCTTATGCTTTTACGTATTCAACATGAACGGCATCAGGAAAGTTCAACGGTAAACCAGAGCTACTTGGAAAACTATGGTTTAACCAAAAATCGGGAAAAACAAATGAAAAAGCATGCCATTATTCTTCACCCTGCACCAGTAAACAGGGGAATTGAAATAGATTCTGATTTAGTAGAGTGTGAGCGATCACGTATTTTTAAGCAAATGGAAAATGGCGTTTATTTAAGAATGGCGCTTATCACGAACATGTTACAAGAATGGGGGATTACGAGTGAAAACTATATTGAAGAATGCAAAACGACTGTTAGCAACAGGTGA
- a CDS encoding solute carrier family 23 protein, whose protein sequence is MTTKKMSMDVNEVPKIGQWLLLSIQHLFAMFGSTILVPFLTDLSPAVALISSGTGTLAYLVITRGRIPAYLGSSFAFIAPIIAASAGVGPAGAMIGSFLAGIVYGMVALLITFLGTNWLMRILPPVVVGPVIIVIGLGLAPTAIDMAMFDDEVYSGTYVTVALVTLIITIIANIFFKGFFGLIPILIGIVGGYLFALIQGIVDTAPIQAEWNAMLSSNSVGEFLGAFFQMPEFIIPFVDYTPLDIMNLQIVAVMVPVALVTIAEHIGDQMVLSKVAGRNFLKNPGLHRSILGDGVATVIASFIGGPPNTTYGENIGVLSITKVFSVFVIGGAAVLAVLFGFIGIITVTISSIPTAVMGGVSILLFGIIASNGLRMLIDNQIDLGNNRNLIIASVILVIGVGGAYIEVYDGLEIAGMALSAIIGVILNLILPGRESGYGNGALFESTEVPDDQKHVS, encoded by the coding sequence ATGACAACGAAAAAAATGTCAATGGATGTTAATGAAGTACCAAAAATCGGACAATGGCTTTTACTCAGCATTCAACATTTATTTGCAATGTTTGGCTCTACGATCTTAGTACCGTTTCTTACCGATTTATCCCCTGCTGTGGCACTAATATCAAGCGGGACTGGTACACTGGCGTATTTAGTAATCACAAGAGGGAGAATACCGGCATATCTGGGATCCAGTTTCGCATTTATTGCGCCCATTATTGCTGCAAGTGCTGGGGTAGGCCCGGCTGGTGCGATGATAGGAAGCTTCTTAGCAGGAATTGTCTACGGAATGGTCGCCTTACTCATTACATTCCTTGGTACCAATTGGCTTATGCGGATACTTCCCCCGGTTGTAGTCGGTCCAGTCATTATCGTAATTGGATTGGGTTTAGCTCCCACTGCGATTGATATGGCTATGTTCGATGACGAGGTTTATAGTGGGACCTATGTAACCGTAGCGTTAGTGACGTTGATTATTACCATTATTGCTAATATTTTCTTTAAAGGTTTTTTTGGACTTATTCCCATATTAATTGGAATTGTAGGTGGTTATCTATTTGCTCTTATACAGGGGATTGTTGATACGGCACCAATTCAAGCAGAATGGAATGCCATGCTGTCATCGAATTCGGTTGGAGAATTTTTGGGAGCCTTTTTTCAAATGCCGGAATTTATCATTCCATTTGTTGACTATACTCCGTTGGATATTATGAATCTGCAAATCGTAGCAGTAATGGTTCCTGTAGCACTAGTAACCATTGCTGAACATATAGGGGATCAGATGGTTTTATCCAAAGTTGCAGGGCGCAATTTCTTGAAAAATCCCGGACTGCATCGCTCTATATTAGGAGACGGGGTGGCGACAGTGATTGCCTCTTTTATCGGAGGGCCACCAAACACAACGTATGGTGAAAATATTGGCGTATTATCTATTACTAAAGTGTTTAGTGTGTTTGTTATAGGAGGCGCAGCCGTACTTGCGGTATTATTTGGGTTTATAGGAATTATTACAGTGACGATTAGTTCCATTCCCACTGCTGTTATGGGAGGGGTATCCATTCTATTATTTGGTATCATCGCCTCTAATGGACTGCGAATGCTCATTGATAATCAAATAGATTTAGGGAACAATCGCAATTTAATTATCGCCTCTGTCATACTGGTTATCGGAGTTGGTGGAGCTTACATTGAAGTATATGACGGACTGGAAATTGCCGGGATGGCCTTATCCGCAATCATTGGAGTTATTCTAAATCTTATCTTACCCGGCAGAGAAAGTGGATATGGTAATGGTGCATTGTTTGAAAGTACGGAGGTTCCGGATGATCAAAAGCATGTATCTTAA